A genomic stretch from Phoenix dactylifera cultivar Barhee BC4 unplaced genomic scaffold, palm_55x_up_171113_PBpolish2nd_filt_p 000237F, whole genome shotgun sequence includes:
- the LOC103711387 gene encoding uncharacterized protein LOC103711387 encodes MDLPVVDLAPYLAIAGSPYPAAAAAAADEELRELCAVVSRSLRDTGALLVKDPRCSAEDNDRFLDMMERYFERSEEFKRLQERPHLHYQVGVTPEGVEIPRSLVDKDMQEKIKMMPEEFRPFTPTGPDPKWRYMWRIGPRPANTCFQELNSEPVIPEGFPEWKETMDLWGFKMIAAIEAVAEMAAIGFGLSQDAFTSLMKQGPHLLAPTGSDLQHHGTKGTVFAGYHYDLNFLTIHGRSRFPGLNIWLRSGQKVEVKVPVGCLLIQTGKQLEWLTGGECLAGMHEVVVTKRTLEAIELARQQNRSLWRVSSTLFAHIASDATLQPLGHFAEAPHAGKYPPICAGDFVEQELAVINLKGKKGYS; translated from the exons ATGGACCTGCCCGTCGTGGACCTTGCCCCGTACCTGGCAATCGCCGGATCCCCCtatccggcggcggcggcggcggcggcggatgaGGAGCTGAGGGAGCTATGCGCGGTGGTGAGTAGAAGCCTGAGGGACACTGGGGCGCTCTTGGTGAAGGACCCCCGGTGTTCCGCCGAGGACAACGATCGGTTCCTGGATATGATGGAGAGGTACTTCGAGCGATCCGAGGAATTCAAGCGGCTCCAAGAGCGCCCCCACCTCCATTACCAG GTTGGTGTAACACCTGAAGGGGTGGAGATACCACGCAGTCTAGTGGATAAGGACatgcaagaaaaaataaaaatgatgccAGAGGAGTTTCGGCCATTCACTCCTACAGGACCAGATCCTAAATGGCGATACATGTGGAGGATAGGTCCTCGACCAGCAAATACCTGCTTTCAG GAACTGAATTCTGAACCTGTCATACCAGAAGGGTTTCCTGAGTGGAAAGAAACCATGGACCTATGGGGATTCAAGATGATAGCCGCAATTGAG GCTGTTGCTGAGATGGCTGCAATTGGTTTTGGCTTGTCGCAGGATGCATTCACTTCTTTGATGAAACAG GGACCTCACCTCCTTGCTCCAACAGGAAGCGACCTTCAGCATCATGGAACCAAGGGCACAGTATTTGCAGGATATCATTATGACCTCAATTTCTTGACTATACATGGCAGGAGCAGGTTTCCTGGCCTTAATATCTGGTTGCGAAGTGGACAGAAAGTGGAAGTGAAGGTCCCTGTCGGGTGCCTTCTCATTCAAACAGGAAAACAG CTAGAGTGGCTGACTGGGGGTGAGTGTTTAGCTGGAATGCATGAGGTTGTTGTGACTAAGAGGACTCTCGAAGCTATTGAACTGGCTCGCCAGCAAAACCGCAGCCTGTGGAGGGTCTCATCAACA CTCTTCGCACATATTGCTTCTGATGCAACACTACAGCCACTAGGCCATTTTGCTGAGGCACCCCATGCAGGCAAGTACCCTCCCATCTGTGCTGGAGATTTTGTCGAACAAGAGCTTGCAGTGATCAATctcaaaggaaagaaaggatacTCGTAG